Below is a window of Mycolicibacterium chitae DNA.
GAGGGTCTCGGTTTCGGACATGCCCGATATTGAACGCGCCCCATCGACGGGCCCATAGCGGGCAGGTGACGAGCAGGCGAAGAAGGACCCGCTAGACCCAGTAGGCAACGCGCGCGCGGTACTGGCGCATCGCCAGCAGCGCGACGCCCCAGCCGATGACCGTCAGCACCAGGACCACGGCCCAGTGCCGCAACTCCTGGGTGTCACCGAGCAGCGGGGCCCGCACGATGTCCAGGTAGTGCAGCAGCGGGTTGAGTTCGACAATCTTCAACCACCCCTCGGCGCCCTGCTGCTGCAGCGTCTTGTCGTTCCAGATGATCGGCGTCATGAAGAACAGCAACTGCGTGATGGAGAACAGCAGCGGCCCGATGTCGCGGTAGCGCGTCGCGAGGATGCCGAAGCACAACGACACCCACACGCAGTTGAGCATGATCAAGCCGAGGGCCAGGATGAACGAAAGATCCGCCCAGGACCAAGGTTTCGGGAAGATGATCGCGATGATCACGTAGATGATGATGTTGTGGCCGAACAGGATCATCTGCCGCCACACCAGCCGGTAGACGTGCACGCTCAGCGGCGTCGGCAGCTGTTTGATCAGGCCCTCGTTGGCGACGAACACCTCCGAGCCCTCGATGATCGAGGCGTTGATCATGTTCCAGATGATCAACCCCAGCGTCACGTAGGGCAGGTGCTCGGCCAGTTCGAGCTTGAACAACTTGGAGTACAACGCGCCCATGGCCACCGCGGTGGTGCCGGTGGCGATGGTGATCCAGAACGGCCCCAGCACCGAGCGCCGGTAGCGCTGCTTGATGTCCTGCCAACCCAGGTGCAGCCACAGCTCGCGGCGCGCGAACCCGTCGGCGAGGTCGCGCCAGGCGCGGGCGAAGGTCCTGGACTGCGCGGTGGCATCGGTGAACGTCATCGGTGTGTCCTCCCGTCGCCCCGGAAGAAGCGCTCGCGCCTGCCGAGGCGGCGCAGCCGCACCCACTCCCGGAATCCCGCCGGGTCGCGACGGGACACCAGAAAGTACCAGCCGAAGCGCAGCCACTCCTGCGGCAGCAGTTTGCGCAGCCCGGGCTGGGACAACAGGTAGCCGCGGTTGCGGTAGGTGAAGTACCGCTTGGTGTCGTTGTCCGGGTACTGGGTGTGCATGCGACCGCCGAGGATCGGCTTGAACTCGTCGCTGCCCTGCGGATGCAGATACACCGCGTTCAGGCAGGTGCCGAACGGCAGCCCCGAGCGCGCCAGCCGGCGGTGCACCTCCACCTCGTCCCCCCGGAAGAACAGCCGAAGATCCGGCACCCCAACGGCTTCCACGGTCGAGGCGCGGAACAGCGCACCGTTGAACAGCGAGGCGATCCCGGGCAGCAGGTCCCCGGCACCCTCGCTGCGCAACTCGTCGACCCGGCGACGCCACACCAGCCCGCGCCGCAACGGGAACGCCAACCGCTGCGGATCGTCGAGGTCGCACACCATGGGCGAGACCTCGGCCAGGCCGTGGCGCTGCGCGCACTCCAGCAGGGTGCTCAGCACCTCGGGCCCGTCGGGGCGGCCGTCGTCGTCGGCCAGCCAGATCCAGTCGGCGCCCGCCGCGAGCGCCTGCAGCATGCCGAGGGCGAAGCCGCCCGCGCCGCCGAGGTTGCGCCGCGAACCCAGGTAGGTCGAGGGAATCGGTTGTCCGGCAACAAGTTCGGCGACCCGCGCGTCGTCGTCGTTGTCGACCACGATGAGACGGTCGGGACGTCGGCGTTGGGCGGCCAGCGCGTCGAGCGACTTGGCCAGTTCGTCGGGACGACGGTGGGTGACGACCACCGCGCAGACGAGTTCGCTCATGCCGGCGGGGACTCTCGTGCGACCTTGTCCAGCACCTCGCGCACGGTGCGGGCGGCGTCGGGGCCCTCGTAGGCGTGCACCACCTCTTCGATGCCGCCGGTCATCCGGACGGTGCCGTGATCGATCCACATGGCGGTCTTGCACAGCCGGGCCAGAAATTCGTTGGAGTGGCTGGCGAACACCAGGATGCCGGAGCGCTCCACCAGGCTCTGCAGCCGCGACTGCGCCTTCTTGAGGAATTCGGCGTCCACCGCACCGATGCCCTCGTCGAGCAGCAGGATCTCGGGGTCGATGCTGGTGACCACGCCCATCGCCAGGCGCACCCGCATGCCGGTCGAGTAGGTGCGCAGCGGCATCGACAGGTATTCGCCCAGCTCGGTGAACTCGGCGATCTCGTCGACCTTGGCCATCATCTGCTTGCGGGTCTGCCCCAGGAACAGGCCGCGGATCAGGATGTTCTCGAACCCGGAGATCTCCGGGTCCATGCCGACGCCGAGGTCGAAGACCGGCGCCACCCGGCCGGTGACCCGCGCGGTGCCGCGGGTGGGTTCGTAGATGCCCGACAGCAACCGCAGCAGCGTCGACTTGCCCGCGCCGTTGTGGCCCACCAGGCCCACCCGGTCGCCCATCTCCAGGGACATGGTGATGTCGCGCAGCGCCTCGACCACCACGACGTTCGAGCTGTTGCGGCCGATGCTGCCGCCGGCCTTGCCCAGGAAGGCCTTCTTCAGCGACCGCGACTTGGCGTCGAAGATCGGGAATTCGACCCAGGCGTCACGGGTCTCGATACTCGGGGCGACCATCGGGGGATCTACAGGTACTGCCCGGTGCCGGGCTGCTGCGGCCCGCCGGGTCGACCCGGAGCGCCCATCCCGGGCGGCAGCGCTCCCTGGCGCATCTGCTCGAGTTGCGCGCGCGCGGCCATCTGCTGGGCGAACAGCGCGGTCTGGATGCCGTGGAAGAGCCCCTCCAGCCAGCCGACCAGCTGCGCCTGGGCGATCCGCAGTTCCGCATCCGACGGCACGACGTCCTCGGTGAACGGCAACGCCAAGCGCTCGAGCTCCTCGCGCAGTTCAGGTGCCAGGCCGTCCTCGAGCTCGGCGATCGAGGTCTTGTGGATCTCGCGCAGCCGGTTGCGGCTGGCGTCGTCGAGCGGCGCAGCCTTCACTTCCTCCAGCAGCTGCTTGATCATGGTGCCGATCCGCATGACCTTGGCGGGCTGCTCCACCAGGTCGGTGACGGACTTGTCGTCGTCCCCCTCGGCGGCGGCCAGCAGTTGGGGGTCGGGAACCCCGATGATCTCGATGTTGTCGTCGTCCGTGCTCACGTTCGGTGTGCTCCTCCGCGCCACTCGTCATGCGGTCGTGCTCAAGTAGTGACACTAGACCGTCGGGCATTGTGGTCTTCGCTACCACCGGCGCGTCATCCGGGACCGCCCGGTTCGCGGGGCGAAGCGCCCGTGGGGGCGGCGACCCGCCGGGATTTCTTTGCGTGGGACCGATGGTAGCCGGTAACGCGGGTCGGCAAACATTCGCACGGGGAAGCTTCCGGAGGGCGGGAGTGGCGGATGCACCGGTGCCGCACAGTCGATTCCGAGGCTCGACGCGCGTCGAACACCCCACGTCCGGGGCGCTTCGTCCGCACTCTGGTGAACTGGGCGGGTGATGCGGGGAGTTAGCCGGACGCCGTCGTCGCTCGAAACACCGGCCCCACCAGCAACGATCGGGCAAACTGCGCTCCGCGTCCGCGGCGCGCTGGACTACTATGGCTGGCCAGGTGGCCCGGATCGGACGGTGCGCGTGGTGGGGGTACCCCGCGCCTGCAGCAGATGGGCGAATTACCTGGACCTTCTAAGGACGGCTGGGATGGCATTTGACGTTGCCAGGGTGCGCGGATTGCACCCGACGCTGGGTGACGGTTGGGTGCACTTCGATACACAGTCGGGGATGTTGATCCCCGACGCCGTCGCGACGACGGTGTCGACGGCGTTTCGCACCTCGGCGGCCAACACCGCCGGCCCGCACCCCTATGCGCGCCGCAGCGCGACCCTGCTGACCGCGGCGCGTCAGGCGGTCGCCGACCTGGTCAACGCCGATCCCGAGGGCGTGGTGCTCGGTCCCGACCGCGCGGTGCTGCTGGCCTCGCTGGCCGATGCGTCGTCGTCGCGGGCGGGGCTCGGCTACGAGGTGATCGTCAGCCGCCTCGACGACGAGGCGAACATCGCCCCGTGGCTGCGTGCGGCAAACCGGTACGGGGCCAAGGTCAAGTGGGCCGAGGTCGACATCGAGACCGGCGAGCTGCCGTCGTGGCAGTGGGAGAACCTGATCTCCAGCTCGACGCGGCTGGTGGCGCTGACGTCGGCGTCCTCGACCCTGGGCACCCTGGTCGACCTGCGCCCGGTCAGCAAGCTGATGCACGACGTGGGCGGGCTGGTGATCGTCGACCACACGGCCGCGGCGCCGTATCAGCTGGCCGACATCAACGAACTCGACGCCGACGTGCTGGCGCTCAACGTCGCGAGCTGGGGCGGTCCGCCCATCGGCGCGCTGGTGTTCCGGGACCCGAGCCTGATCGACACCTTCGGCTCGGTGTCGATGGATCCCTACGCGACGGGCGTGCGCCGCCTGGAGTTGGGCCTGCACCAATACGGCCTGCTCGGCGGAGTGGTCGCCAGCATCGAATACCTGGCCGGCCTGGACGAGGCGGCCACGGGCAGCCGACGGGACCGGCTGGCGGTGTCGATGCGGACGGCCTCGAACTACCTGGATCGGCTCTTCGACTACCTGGTCAGCTCGCTGCGGTCGCTGCCACGGGTGATGTTGATCGGCCAGCCCGAGGCGCGCATCCCGGTGCTGA
It encodes the following:
- the wzm gene encoding galactan export ABC transporter permease subunit Wzm/RfbD translates to MTFTDATAQSRTFARAWRDLADGFARRELWLHLGWQDIKQRYRRSVLGPFWITIATGTTAVAMGALYSKLFKLELAEHLPYVTLGLIIWNMINASIIEGSEVFVANEGLIKQLPTPLSVHVYRLVWRQMILFGHNIIIYVIIAIIFPKPWSWADLSFILALGLIMLNCVWVSLCFGILATRYRDIGPLLFSITQLLFFMTPIIWNDKTLQQQGAEGWLKIVELNPLLHYLDIVRAPLLGDTQELRHWAVVLVLTVIGWGVALLAMRQYRARVAYWV
- the glfT1 gene encoding galactofuranosyltransferase GlfT1 produces the protein MSELVCAVVVTHRRPDELAKSLDALAAQRRRPDRLIVVDNDDDARVAELVAGQPIPSTYLGSRRNLGGAGGFALGMLQALAAGADWIWLADDDGRPDGPEVLSTLLECAQRHGLAEVSPMVCDLDDPQRLAFPLRRGLVWRRRVDELRSEGAGDLLPGIASLFNGALFRASTVEAVGVPDLRLFFRGDEVEVHRRLARSGLPFGTCLNAVYLHPQGSDEFKPILGGRMHTQYPDNDTKRYFTYRNRGYLLSQPGLRKLLPQEWLRFGWYFLVSRRDPAGFREWVRLRRLGRRERFFRGDGRTHR
- the wzt gene encoding galactan export ABC transporter ATP-binding subunit Wzt/RfbE, giving the protein MVAPSIETRDAWVEFPIFDAKSRSLKKAFLGKAGGSIGRNSSNVVVVEALRDITMSLEMGDRVGLVGHNGAGKSTLLRLLSGIYEPTRGTARVTGRVAPVFDLGVGMDPEISGFENILIRGLFLGQTRKQMMAKVDEIAEFTELGEYLSMPLRTYSTGMRVRLAMGVVTSIDPEILLLDEGIGAVDAEFLKKAQSRLQSLVERSGILVFASHSNEFLARLCKTAMWIDHGTVRMTGGIEEVVHAYEGPDAARTVREVLDKVARESPPA
- a CDS encoding bacterial proteasome activator family protein, which encodes MARRSTPNVSTDDDNIEIIGVPDPQLLAAAEGDDDKSVTDLVEQPAKVMRIGTMIKQLLEEVKAAPLDDASRNRLREIHKTSIAELEDGLAPELREELERLALPFTEDVVPSDAELRIAQAQLVGWLEGLFHGIQTALFAQQMAARAQLEQMRQGALPPGMGAPGRPGGPQQPGTGQYL
- a CDS encoding cysteine desulfurase-like protein translates to MAFDVARVRGLHPTLGDGWVHFDTQSGMLIPDAVATTVSTAFRTSAANTAGPHPYARRSATLLTAARQAVADLVNADPEGVVLGPDRAVLLASLADASSSRAGLGYEVIVSRLDDEANIAPWLRAANRYGAKVKWAEVDIETGELPSWQWENLISSSTRLVALTSASSTLGTLVDLRPVSKLMHDVGGLVIVDHTAAAPYQLADINELDADVLALNVASWGGPPIGALVFRDPSLIDTFGSVSMDPYATGVRRLELGLHQYGLLGGVVASIEYLAGLDEAATGSRRDRLAVSMRTASNYLDRLFDYLVSSLRSLPRVMLIGQPEARIPVLSFAVADIEADRVVQRLADNGVLAVPNAHSRVLDVIGVNDVGGAVTIGLAHYSTVAEVDQLVRALASLG